The Acidobacteriota bacterium sequence CGATGACCATGACGAGTCCTTCGGATTCGCAGATGTCGGCCAGAAAGCGGAGGTTTTCGACGACGTTGGCCGTCTGGTAATCCCATTCGAGCCTTTCGTCGATCCGTCCGGGGACGACGAGGGTCTGTTTGACGCCCGTTCTTTTGGATGTTTCAACGGCCGTCCGGATCCTTCCGACGAGCATCTCCCGGATTTCGGGATCCCGGGTGACGAAGGACGTTTTGCCGAAGTCGGCGTAGGCGACGAAGGGACCGGCGTCGAGACCGAGGCGGCGAGCTTCCCCGGAAATCGCTTCCTGGTCGGCGGCCGGGCGGTTCATCAGGCCGTTGTCGAAAAAGGCCCGGAAACCCTGATCGGCCATGAACTTGAGCTGGTCCACAGGATTTTTTCCTGCGTGTTCCGCGAACATGCCGAACGGCGGGGCGTATTTCAGTTTGAACCCTCCGCCGGGCCCGCTTCCGGACGGACTGCCGAAAAATCCTGTTGCGCCCAGAGGGTTTGCGGCCAGGACCGCGGCCGCTGCGGCTGCGCCGCCGAGAAATTTTCGCCGGGACAGCCCGCCGGGGCTTTCAGGCACCGATGTGCGGTTTTTTTTCATGAGGGTGTCTCCTAAAGAAATTTCGTGGGTTTCGCCCGGAAGGCAAAGAAGCCTCGGGGCCGTCGATGTGGAGTTTCGGCGTGTGCCGATCATGGGCTCATTCTATGCGAAAAAAGACGAGGTTTTCAACTCCGCCGATGAAGGCGACCGCAGCGACGTCAGGAAGCCGGAAAGGCCGAATTAAAGGAATTGAGAAAGGCGCCCGGCTTATTCGGAAGAAGCGATGCGATCAAGAATAGATCGGATCTTTCCGAACTCTGCATTTTTTGAAAAAACATAATAGGCTCTTCGCGCCGGAGAGATCTTCTCCATGGCCTCATCGAATTTGCGGTGGAGTGCGGATTCGATATCGGTTTCCCGTCGGAAACCCGCCTCGGCGAATCGGTCAACCCACCAATCCGTGGTGGCCCCGATAAGATGGCCGTTTTTCGGGTATCCGTATCCATCGACGGGTACGGCCCGGAAGAGCCTTTTTTTCTCGGCATCCTCGGCCCAGGATTCATAATCGATCCGGAAGATCTCTCCGAAAACGGAGTCTTTTCCGAAGGCGGGGATGTTGGCGTAGAGAAAACCCCCGTCGTTCAGAAGTTCATACAATCTCCTAATATAACTCAAAAGAGAGTTGGGGTTGAGATGTTCGAAAATATCCAGACCGAGAATGACATCATAGCTGTGCGAAAAGGTGAGGTGGCGGATGTCTCCGAGACGGATGCGACTGCTGATTTCAGGAAAGGCCTTGTCCAGACTGATCACGCTGATCTCCACGCCGTCCCCGTCGATCCCCCTGTCCTTGAGACATTTGAGGACGGCACCGTTGGCGCAACCGAAATCGAGAACGGATGAGGGTTCGAACTCGGCTGTGATGTCGGCCATCATGCGTTTGTCCTCGTCGATAAGAAAGCTCCAAACGCCGGGTCGTTCGTAATAACCGTTGGAAAGGATCTTTCGCTCGAGCCAATCGAAGTCGCCGGGGCTCTCTGCGATGAAAAACGAACTTTTTTCCCTCCCGGAAAGATCCGCGAGAATGATGTAGTTCTCCGGCCGCTCGTCCTTGATGGGAATAAGCTTGATATAGTTATGAATATTGTCCTTGACGATCTTGAAGATGAACTCCGGAGCTTCGGTGATGTTTACGACGAGAGCGGCACGGGAATTTCCCTCCCGAAGGAACTTGAGTTGGTTTTCACGCCCGACGGGGTCGGGCTCCCGTCCAAGAAAACGCTTGTAGATATAATCCAGGAACTCATTGTCCGAGAGTTGATCCAGGGGATGGAGGTTGTTGTCTCCCGGCGATTGCCGACGTTGCTTTTTCAGAAGCTTATTGAACATGTGGGAGTCCTCAAATCTGAAAAATCTTTTATATCATGCTCTCTGCTTTTATTCAATTCCAATTCCCGGCTTGCCGGTCTCGACTCCTGCCGTTATAATGACGAAGATGTTTACTGCTAAAAAGGAGTCCTCAATCATGAGACGAAGAATTCCGGCCGCTTTTCGGGTATCCGCCCTGACATTGAACTTGGCTGTCGTTCTGACTGTCGCCGTTTCCGCCTCCGATCTTCCCGGGCGGAAGCCGGTTGCCACCAACAAGGCCGCGTTGCTGACCGTCGCCGTTCAGGGCCAGATCGCTCCGGCCCAGCCGTCGCGGTCCTACGCCGTGACCTGGGACGGCACGCCCAAGATGCTGATCGGGACGGGCGGCATCAATTACAATCTGAAAATCGGCGATCCGATCTTCGGCTGGGCGAGCGCTGATCGCGCGACCATGGGCGTCGCCGTCGAAGGCGCCGGGGATGACCGGGGCCGCGGCGCCTGGATTCCTCATATTTCCGTAGGCACCGAAGTCAAACTTCTCTCGGGATCGGCCCGGGGCGAAAAGGGCGTGGTCGCGGCCAAGTACGGCGGGTTTGCGCTGGTTCACTTTGAGGACGCGGTTCTCGACAAGCTGGCTGTCGGCGATCTCGTTCAGGCCAAGGCCGTCGGCATCGGCTTGAAGATCGACGGGTACGAAGAGATCTTCATCCATGGCCTGACGCCCGATGTCCTGGAAAAGCTCGCGACCGAAACGGCGGACGGCCGTATCGAAGTTCCCGTCGTGAAGGAGATTCCGGCCGAGATCGCGGGCCAGGGCGCCGGCGGTTCCAGCATTTACGGCCACTGGCATATTCAGACGTGCTATCCGCCGGACGTCGAAAAGTACGGACTGAAGGATCTTCGATTCGGCGACCTTGTTCTTCTCAAGGATGTTCAGACCGACTATGGAAAGGGCTATTTCGAGGGCGGGTCGACGATCGGGATCATCTGCAGCGGGCCCTCGGACATGTCCGGCGTGGGCATCGCCGTCACGCCGATTCTGTCCTCGCGAACGAAAAAACTGACCGCAAGACTCGATCCCTCGGCCAATATCGGCAAATACCTGGGGATCAAGATGAAAAACCCGCCCCCGGCTCCGGTTGCCGCGAAAGGCGTTTTGAAAACCAATAAAAACAGCCTGATCACGACCGCCGTCCAGGCCGTTGTTCAGCCGCCCGGCGGCCGCGATTACGGCGTGACCTATGACGGCACGCCGAAAATCGGCATCGGCATGGCCTCCATCAACTACACGGTGTCCTTCGGCGATCCCGCCTACGGGTGGGCGAGCGCCGATCATGTCGAGCCCGACGTCACCGTCCAGGGCCGGGACGCCGCCCGGCCCTCGGACTGCGCGATCGCCATCCTGGCCGGAATCGGCAATGAGGCCGAAGTCATTTCCGGCGACGCCAAGGGAGCGCGGGGGTATTATATCGGCCGGCACGCCGGTTCTCACGACCTGGTCTGGTTACCGGCCGAGGCCAAGGACAATCTCGCGCTCAATGACAAAATTCAGGTCAAGGCCCGCAGCGTGGGCTTGAAAATCGACGGATTCGATGACGTGCGGGTCAACAAGATCTCGCCCGAACTTCTGGAAAAGATGGGCATTCGGATCGAAAACGATCAGCTTGTCGTTCCCGTGGTCATGGAAATCCCGGGTCACATCATGGGCTCGGGACTCGGAAGCTCGTTTGTCGAGACCCTGGATTACGATATCCAGACGACCTGTCCCGAAACCGTCGAGCGCTATGGATTGAAAAAGCTCAAACTCGGAGATGTCGTGGCCATCCGCGATCACTACAATTCCTTCGGCGCGGGACGCTACAAGGATGCCGTGACGATCGGCGTCTGCATCCACGGCTGGAGCGACTATGCCGGGCACGGGCCGGGAGTCACCACTGTGTTGAGCGCGCTTCCGGGCCGCATCACGCCCAAAATCGATCCCCACGCCAACGCGGCCTATTACCTCGGCATCAAGGAAATACCGGCCGAATAGGACTCGGATTCAGCGGGCGCCGGTGCGGACGTTGAAACCCAGGCTCTTTAAAAACCAGAGCGGCCTGGATGAAGCTCTCTGTTATAGTCCCATCTGATTTCATACCGTTTGAGAAGGGGATAGCCGGCCTCATCCTCCTCGGCCGCGTAGAGACGGCCCTTGCGAATGAGCGGCTGGATCACGGGCAGGACGGTCCGGACGATATACCGGCCCTCCGGGTCGAAAACATCGTAATAGTATCCCTTGCGGCCCGGCGGGCGCTCCCAGCTCAAGACCCAGATCCTGTCTTCGTCGTCGGTCACGAAATACCGGAATGACGGATAATGCCGGGGGATTTTCATGTTCTCCAGAATACCGGGCGGAGCGCCTTGGGTCCGTTCGTCGATGTCCTCCTTGGCGACCGGGACCGGCTCCGGATTCATCTGGATCTTGCGCGCGAGGCGGCCGTCCGCGTCATAGATCCTGAACTCGAACTTCACCGCATGGGCGCAGACGAGGCGATCTCCGGAAAGCAGATCCCAGCGGAGGATCGGAAAGATGGGGTCAAAACCATCGCGGGCCGAATTCTGTGTGGGGGAGGATTCGTAGACCAGGATGTCCTTGAATTCGCCGTCGACTTTCCGTAGTTCGTAGCGACCGTCGGTTTCTTCATAGATGATGAGAAAGACAAATAAGTTCCCCTCGGAGTCCGGCCGGGCATCCATGAGCATCAGGGAAGATGCGGATAGGGTGCGTATATATTCCCCGCTGCTTTCGAAAAAAACGAGCTTCGGGCTCATGTCGACGACGGCCAGTTCGTCCCGTTCGGTGGAATAAATCGTTCTCGGCATCTCCAGTTCCCCGGGACCCTGGCCGGGCCTGCCGAATGTCCCGATCCTTCCCCCGTCCCGGTCGAAGGCCTTGATGTTCTTGTCCTTTCCGTCCAGGACGAAAATCGTCCCGTCCCCGGCGACCGTGATCGAGGAGATCGTCGCAAACGCGATATCGCCGCTGCTCTCGCCTCCGATTGTCAGGTCCTCCTCCAGAGAAAGGACTTCCGGGCCGTAGAGGGGTGCGTTCGGGTTCTTGACGACGACGATGCCGTCTTCTTCCACGATCCGGCCTTTCCAACCGTCGGACTTTGGGGAACAGGCGGGACCGAGCAGGAGTCCGGCCGCCAGGATAAAAGTGAGAACCGTCAATGAAAAAAACGGGGCGTTTTTCGGACGGGATACGGACATGATCACCTCCCAATGGGACGCCGCTCAACGCGGCTCTTTTCCAATATATACCGGACAGGAGAGTCCGGTCAACTTGAATCAAGCACAGACTAATGAATCCGGCGCCACTTCATGGACTCCAGATCGAGGGTCCAGAGTCCGGTTTTGTCGAATTCCCAGGCGAAAACCGTTTTTCCGGCGCAATGTAAATTAACGAGTTCGCCTGATTCCCAGGGAAGAGCGATGGTCTTGATTTCTTCGAGGCTTTCGTCAAGGAGGACGAGGGATTTTCTTCCCGTGCCGGAATCGGCCGATAGCAGGACGAGGTTGTCCGACATCCACAGGGGCCAGCCGGTTTTATAACGCGTTCCATCCCGCTGCGCCGTAATCCTGTCTTCGGTCAGCGAATAGATGTTTAACTTTCTGTGTCCCGGCGGTCCCGTCCACACAGCCAGCTTATCCCGGGCTTCGTTGAAACCGAACAGGCCGATGGAATCGTCGGCCAGGACCTCTTGCGCCTCATTTGACACGATATCATGGAGGATCAGGCTTTCTTGATTTCTGTCTTGATCGATAGAGGCGTATGCGATCAGATCGTGTTGAAAAGCTTCGACCATAGGAGCTTTATGGATGTTCCTGGCCAGGATTTCAACGTCTTTTCCGTCGGCATCCCTTTCCAGGTCGATTCTCAAGATGTCGGTCCCGGAGGCCTCATTTTTCTTTGCGAAACGGCTGTATATGACAAGATACCTCGCCGATGCAGAAAAGCCGACTATCATGCTGAAATGGGGAATTTCGGGCATCCCCAAAGTCAGGCTTCGGGTTTCCCTGCCTTCCCCATCCATCCCGTGAAGCCTTTCTCTGCCCTGAATATCCCGGGTTAAGAGCGCGATTTTTCTGCCGTCCGGAGAGATCACAGCCTGCCGGATGTAGAGGTTCGAGAATGGACCCTCTTCGGTCGACGTGTCCGCCAGGCGCCCGGCATTCCGTCCGGAGGTGTCCATGATCCATAGCTCCTCCGACATGCGATTTCGTCTCTTCGGAACGTTTTTGATGAAAATGATTTTTCCATCGCCTACGGAAATAGAATGCCAAATCAGCGGGGTCTTGAGGATTCGTCGCAGACGGGAGCTCGCCAAGTCATACCGGAATATTCCTTTTGCCGTTCGGAAATAAGCGGCGTCTGCCGCGATTCTCATGTTATAGAAATGGGGAGCTTTCGCCGGCGAGAAAACCGGTGCAAGCAACACACAGGACACGAAGGAGGTTGCGAGAAAGACCGCGGCCCGTTTCATGAAATACCGCGCTTTCTTTCCGGGCTGGGAGAAATCCGTTCGGCTGAAAGTCAGGATCGAGGCCAGAGCCAGGCTCAGGGAAAACAGCGCCAGGACGAACAGAGACCAGGAAAGAACATTCAGGTAAATAAGCGTCCAGATCAACAGGGGCGATAAGACCGCCTGCGCGCCGCCGAAAATTAGAAACGCCCAAAGCAGAAGAGTCCAGACAATCGTCGAAGGCTGTTTATCCGAGAGGATGGACAAGGAAAAGGCCGCATTGAAAAGAACGATGGCGCCGAGACATCCCAGCTCGAAAATGGAGATGTTATGGCCGAAAGACAGGATCCAGTTCAAGTCGGAAAAAACGGCTTGAATTCCGGGAACGACTTTGATGATGAGGGTGAAGCTTCCCATAACGGCCAGGAGAATTCCGAGCTGGGCGGCATACTTGGCCAGCCAGATGCGGCTCTTTGAGATCGGCCGGGAAAAGAGATAGGCCCAGGCGCCGTCCTTGAACTCAGACTGGAATGCTCCCGCCCCCAGAAGCAGGCCGAGGACGGGAAGGAAAGCCAGTGTTGCGGCGCCGGCCAGGATGTCGACGGCCTCCCGGTTTCCGGATAGGACGAAGAACAGGACGACGAAAGCGAGAAGCGCCGCCAGGGAAAAGACGACAAGCGGCAGCCGCTCCTTCCACTCTTTGATGACGATGGTTTTCAGCATGGCGTCCTCTCTTGCCGTTTTTTGACGAAGCTTTCAAAGATTTCCTCAAGGCTCAGCGGTTCGACCTCCAGCCGGGCGGGTGACAACTGTTCCAGCCTCTGCCTTTTCTCGCCGGTCCAGGGATAAACGATGTCCGTCTTTTCCGACGCGTCCCCGTCGAATCTCAGAACGACGCGTTTCACGGCATCTTTGATCCGTTCGTAATCCTCGTTCAGGACGATTTCGCCGCCGTGAAGAATGAAGAGATGCTCGACGATGCGCTCGAGCTCATGGACCATGTGGGTGGAGAAAAACACCGTTGTCTCCGAGTCCGCCAGTTCCCCGATGATGTCCTTCAGGAAGTCGCGGCGCGTCGGGACGTCGATGCCGGAGGTGGCGTCGTCGAGGATGAGAAGCGCGGGCCGGGCCGCAAGCGCCGCGGCCAGATGAAGCTTGAGCTTCAAGCCGCGGGATAGAGAGGCCACCCGGGCTTTGACATCCAGGGAAAAACGTTTCAGGCAATCGGCGGCCCGCCCGGCGTCCCAGCCGGGATAGAACGCGGCGTTGAAGTCCATGAACTCTCCGACCTTCATCCAGCCGTAGATGAAGGAGTCTTCGGGAACATAGCCGATCTCGGTCTTGTGGGAGGCGGCGCCGAAGGGGATCGGGGCGCCCCTGAAAAACAGGCGGCCTCCTTCGGCGGGAATGACGCCCGTGATGATGCGGATCATCGTCGTTTTCCCTTCGCCGTTGTTCCCCAGGAGGCCGTAGACTTTGCCGCTTTCGAGGCTCAGGCCGATATCCTTCAGGATCCGGCGGCGGCCGAAGCTCTTCGTGACATGTTCCAGGCGCAGAATCTCGCTCATTCTCTCTCTCCTCAGACAGGCGGGTTGAGGGCCTTCATGCGGTCTTCAAATGCCTTTCGGATCTCGTCGCGATCGAAACCGAACCGGACGGCTTGATCCACCGCTCCGGCCAAAATCCGGCCCAGGAGGCTATCGCGTTCTTTTCCGGCCCGGGAGGATGACCCCGGAGCAACGAAGCTGCCCTTGCCCCGG is a genomic window containing:
- a CDS encoding TIM barrel protein, translated to MKKNRTSVPESPGGLSRRKFLGGAAAAAAVLAANPLGATGFFGSPSGSGPGGGFKLKYAPPFGMFAEHAGKNPVDQLKFMADQGFRAFFDNGLMNRPAADQEAISGEARRLGLDAGPFVAYADFGKTSFVTRDPEIREMLVGRIRTAVETSKRTGVKQTLVVPGRIDERLEWDYQTANVVENLRFLADICESEGLVMVIEPLNPKDHPGLFLTKIPQAFQICRAVSSPACKIVNDLYHQQITEGDLIRNIDRAWDEIAAFHVGDNPGRREPGTGEINYRNIFKHLHAKGTDPVICMEHGKSLPGKDGETAVIAAYRACDDFA
- a CDS encoding methyltransferase domain-containing protein produces the protein MFNKLLKKQRRQSPGDNNLHPLDQLSDNEFLDYIYKRFLGREPDPVGRENQLKFLREGNSRAALVVNITEAPEFIFKIVKDNIHNYIKLIPIKDERPENYIILADLSGREKSSFFIAESPGDFDWLERKILSNGYYERPGVWSFLIDEDKRMMADITAEFEPSSVLDFGCANGAVLKCLKDRGIDGDGVEISVISLDKAFPEISSRIRLGDIRHLTFSHSYDVILGLDIFEHLNPNSLLSYIRRLYELLNDGGFLYANIPAFGKDSVFGEIFRIDYESWAEDAEKKRLFRAVPVDGYGYPKNGHLIGATTDWWVDRFAEAGFRRETDIESALHRKFDEAMEKISPARRAYYVFSKNAEFGKIRSILDRIASSE
- a CDS encoding DUF4438 domain-containing protein encodes the protein MRRRIPAAFRVSALTLNLAVVLTVAVSASDLPGRKPVATNKAALLTVAVQGQIAPAQPSRSYAVTWDGTPKMLIGTGGINYNLKIGDPIFGWASADRATMGVAVEGAGDDRGRGAWIPHISVGTEVKLLSGSARGEKGVVAAKYGGFALVHFEDAVLDKLAVGDLVQAKAVGIGLKIDGYEEIFIHGLTPDVLEKLATETADGRIEVPVVKEIPAEIAGQGAGGSSIYGHWHIQTCYPPDVEKYGLKDLRFGDLVLLKDVQTDYGKGYFEGGSTIGIICSGPSDMSGVGIAVTPILSSRTKKLTARLDPSANIGKYLGIKMKNPPPAPVAAKGVLKTNKNSLITTAVQAVVQPPGGRDYGVTYDGTPKIGIGMASINYTVSFGDPAYGWASADHVEPDVTVQGRDAARPSDCAIAILAGIGNEAEVISGDAKGARGYYIGRHAGSHDLVWLPAEAKDNLALNDKIQVKARSVGLKIDGFDDVRVNKISPELLEKMGIRIENDQLVVPVVMEIPGHIMGSGLGSSFVETLDYDIQTTCPETVERYGLKKLKLGDVVAIRDHYNSFGAGRYKDAVTIGVCIHGWSDYAGHGPGVTTVLSALPGRITPKIDPHANAAYYLGIKEIPAE
- a CDS encoding 6-bladed beta-propeller yields the protein MSVSRPKNAPFFSLTVLTFILAAGLLLGPACSPKSDGWKGRIVEEDGIVVVKNPNAPLYGPEVLSLEEDLTIGGESSGDIAFATISSITVAGDGTIFVLDGKDKNIKAFDRDGGRIGTFGRPGQGPGELEMPRTIYSTERDELAVVDMSPKLVFFESSGEYIRTLSASSLMLMDARPDSEGNLFVFLIIYEETDGRYELRKVDGEFKDILVYESSPTQNSARDGFDPIFPILRWDLLSGDRLVCAHAVKFEFRIYDADGRLARKIQMNPEPVPVAKEDIDERTQGAPPGILENMKIPRHYPSFRYFVTDDEDRIWVLSWERPPGRKGYYYDVFDPEGRYIVRTVLPVIQPLIRKGRLYAAEEDEAGYPLLKRYEIRWDYNRELHPGRSGF
- a CDS encoding ABC transporter permease, producing the protein MLKTIVIKEWKERLPLVVFSLAALLAFVVLFFVLSGNREAVDILAGAATLAFLPVLGLLLGAGAFQSEFKDGAWAYLFSRPISKSRIWLAKYAAQLGILLAVMGSFTLIIKVVPGIQAVFSDLNWILSFGHNISIFELGCLGAIVLFNAAFSLSILSDKQPSTIVWTLLLWAFLIFGGAQAVLSPLLIWTLIYLNVLSWSLFVLALFSLSLALASILTFSRTDFSQPGKKARYFMKRAAVFLATSFVSCVLLAPVFSPAKAPHFYNMRIAADAAYFRTAKGIFRYDLASSRLRRILKTPLIWHSISVGDGKIIFIKNVPKRRNRMSEELWIMDTSGRNAGRLADTSTEEGPFSNLYIRQAVISPDGRKIALLTRDIQGRERLHGMDGEGRETRSLTLGMPEIPHFSMIVGFSASARYLVIYSRFAKKNEASGTDILRIDLERDADGKDVEILARNIHKAPMVEAFQHDLIAYASIDQDRNQESLILHDIVSNEAQEVLADDSIGLFGFNEARDKLAVWTGPPGHRKLNIYSLTEDRITAQRDGTRYKTGWPLWMSDNLVLLSADSGTGRKSLVLLDESLEEIKTIALPWESGELVNLHCAGKTVFAWEFDKTGLWTLDLESMKWRRIH
- a CDS encoding ABC transporter ATP-binding protein, which encodes MSEILRLEHVTKSFGRRRILKDIGLSLESGKVYGLLGNNGEGKTTMIRIITGVIPAEGGRLFFRGAPIPFGAASHKTEIGYVPEDSFIYGWMKVGEFMDFNAAFYPGWDAGRAADCLKRFSLDVKARVASLSRGLKLKLHLAAALAARPALLILDDATSGIDVPTRRDFLKDIIGELADSETTVFFSTHMVHELERIVEHLFILHGGEIVLNEDYERIKDAVKRVVLRFDGDASEKTDIVYPWTGEKRQRLEQLSPARLEVEPLSLEEIFESFVKKRQERTPC